A window of the Brachyhypopomus gauderio isolate BG-103 chromosome 14, BGAUD_0.2, whole genome shotgun sequence genome harbors these coding sequences:
- the ro60 gene encoding RNA-binding protein RO60 isoform X2 — MDASSPQDQTSDAREPDLENSGKVGPIWAVTEAVRLRRFLCYGSEGATYSTKEPSLTPENALALVQLAEGGRGCEVVEEVRRLCVCGGAVRPNAGLLALAVCSQRADGRAKRAALQALGELCRGPAQLFTFVQYRKELTGAERGGMWGRALRKAVANWYNGQDALRLAHTVTRCKHKAGWSHQDLFRLSHIKPANDAVALISKYVTKGWKAVQETYANWENAEELMKVFAYLEAVEKAKHLTDELEVVHLIEEHKLEREQILTNHLKSKEVWKALLKDMPVSCLMRHLGKMTADRVLIPGSPDVVAVCERIQDEQALMKTKTHPFSVLVASENYKRGHGKRGKLKWDPNSDVVRALDCAFCKCLSSVEPTGRRFVVGVDVSARLGSLALGSFVSTVAVAAAMSMAIVHGEAEAEVLVFSEGAMVPCAISANASITQVMAQLVQARSSTTDCSLPILWAADNHKMVDVFIVFTNNETWFGRANPAETLRMYRQVENCCILQVDCVWNDDQWPFCC; from the exons ATGGATGCGTCATCTCCACAGGACCAGACATCCGATGCTAGAGAGCCGGACCTGGAGAACTCTGGGAAGGTGGGGCCCATATGGGCCGTGACTGAGGCCGTGCGCCTTCGCCGCTTCCTCTGCTATGGCTCGGAGGGCGCCACCTACAGCACCAAAGAGCCGTCGCTCACGCCCGAGAACGCCCTCGCACTCGTCCAGCTTGCggagggtgggcggggctgcgAGGTGGTGGAAGAGGTGcggcgcctgtgtgtgtgtggcggcgcCGTGCGGCCCAACGCAGGCCTCTTGGCGCTGGCCGTGTGCTCGCAGCGGGCCGACGGCAGGGCCAAGCGGGCGGCTCTGCAGGCTCTGGGCGAGCTGTGCCGGGGACCTGCTCAGCTCTTCACCTTCGTGCAGTATAGGAAGGAGCTGACGGGGGCGGAGCGCGGGGGCATGTGGGGGCGTGCCTTGCGCAAGGCTGTAGCCAACTGGTACAACGGGCAGGACGCCCTGCGCCTCGCCCACACAGTCACCCGGTGCAAGCACAAAGCGGGCTGGTCCCACCAGGACCTCTTCAGGCTGTCGCACATCAAGCCAGCCAACGATG CTGTTGCACTTATTAGCAAATATGTCACAAAAGGCTGGAAGGCGGTCCAGGAAACGTACGCCAACTGGGAGAACGCTGAGGAGCTGATGAAGGTCTTCGCCTATTTGGAGGCTGTGGAGAAGGCCAAGCACTTGACAGACGAGCTGGAGGTGGTGCACCTGATTGAGGAGCACAAGCTGGAGCGAGAGCAGATCCTCACCAACCACTTAAAATCCAAAGAG GTATGGAAAGCTTTGCTGAAGGACATGCCAGTGTCTTGTCTGATGAGGCACTTGGGGAAGATGACAGCAGACAGGGTGCTGATACCTGGAAGTCCAGACGTCGTGGCTGTCTGCGAGAGGATCCAGGACGAGCAAGCCCTTATGAAG ACGAAAACACACCCCTTCAGCGTCTTGGTTGCGTCCGAGAACTACAAGCGAGGTCACGGAAAGCGAGGCAAGCTGAAGTGGGACCCAAACAGTGACGTTGTGCGAGCACTGGACTGTGCCTTCTGCAAATGTCTCTCC AGCGTGGAGCCCACAGGAAGGCGTTTCGTAGTGGGCGTGGACGTGAGTGCACGTCTGGGCAGCCTGGCTCTGGGCAGTTTCGTCAGCACAGTTGCTGTAGCTGCGGCAATGAGCATG GCAATCGTACACGGTGAAGCAGAGGCTGAAGTTCTGGTCTTCTCTGAAGGAGCCATGGTTCCCTGCGCCATCTCAGCCAACGCATCCATCACGCAAGTAATGGCCCAGCTAGTTCAG GCACGCAGCAGCACCACGGACTGCTCCCTGCCCATACTGTGGGCCGCGGACAACCACAAAATGGTGGACGTGTTCATTGTTTTCACCAACAATGAAACCTGGTTTGGAAGGGCAAATCCagcagaaacactgagaatGTACAGACAAGTAG AAAACTGCTGTATTCTCCAAGTTGATTGTGTGTGGAATGACGACCAATGGCCTTTCTGTTGCTGA
- the ro60 gene encoding RNA-binding protein RO60 isoform X1: MDASSPQDQTSDAREPDLENSGKVGPIWAVTEAVRLRRFLCYGSEGATYSTKEPSLTPENALALVQLAEGGRGCEVVEEVRRLCVCGGAVRPNAGLLALAVCSQRADGRAKRAALQALGELCRGPAQLFTFVQYRKELTGAERGGMWGRALRKAVANWYNGQDALRLAHTVTRCKHKAGWSHQDLFRLSHIKPANDAVALISKYVTKGWKAVQETYANWENAEELMKVFAYLEAVEKAKHLTDELEVVHLIEEHKLEREQILTNHLKSKEVWKALLKDMPVSCLMRHLGKMTADRVLIPGSPDVVAVCERIQDEQALMKTKTHPFSVLVASENYKRGHGKRGKLKWDPNSDVVRALDCAFCKCLSSVEPTGRRFVVGVDVSARLGSLALGSFVSTVAVAAAMSMAIVHGEAEAEVLVFSEGAMVPCAISANASITQVMAQLVQARSSTTDCSLPILWAADNHKMVDVFIVFTNNETWFGRANPAETLRMYRQKTAVFSKLIVCGMTTNGLSVADPDDRGMLDICGFDSRAVDVIRNFVLDVI, from the exons ATGGATGCGTCATCTCCACAGGACCAGACATCCGATGCTAGAGAGCCGGACCTGGAGAACTCTGGGAAGGTGGGGCCCATATGGGCCGTGACTGAGGCCGTGCGCCTTCGCCGCTTCCTCTGCTATGGCTCGGAGGGCGCCACCTACAGCACCAAAGAGCCGTCGCTCACGCCCGAGAACGCCCTCGCACTCGTCCAGCTTGCggagggtgggcggggctgcgAGGTGGTGGAAGAGGTGcggcgcctgtgtgtgtgtggcggcgcCGTGCGGCCCAACGCAGGCCTCTTGGCGCTGGCCGTGTGCTCGCAGCGGGCCGACGGCAGGGCCAAGCGGGCGGCTCTGCAGGCTCTGGGCGAGCTGTGCCGGGGACCTGCTCAGCTCTTCACCTTCGTGCAGTATAGGAAGGAGCTGACGGGGGCGGAGCGCGGGGGCATGTGGGGGCGTGCCTTGCGCAAGGCTGTAGCCAACTGGTACAACGGGCAGGACGCCCTGCGCCTCGCCCACACAGTCACCCGGTGCAAGCACAAAGCGGGCTGGTCCCACCAGGACCTCTTCAGGCTGTCGCACATCAAGCCAGCCAACGATG CTGTTGCACTTATTAGCAAATATGTCACAAAAGGCTGGAAGGCGGTCCAGGAAACGTACGCCAACTGGGAGAACGCTGAGGAGCTGATGAAGGTCTTCGCCTATTTGGAGGCTGTGGAGAAGGCCAAGCACTTGACAGACGAGCTGGAGGTGGTGCACCTGATTGAGGAGCACAAGCTGGAGCGAGAGCAGATCCTCACCAACCACTTAAAATCCAAAGAG GTATGGAAAGCTTTGCTGAAGGACATGCCAGTGTCTTGTCTGATGAGGCACTTGGGGAAGATGACAGCAGACAGGGTGCTGATACCTGGAAGTCCAGACGTCGTGGCTGTCTGCGAGAGGATCCAGGACGAGCAAGCCCTTATGAAG ACGAAAACACACCCCTTCAGCGTCTTGGTTGCGTCCGAGAACTACAAGCGAGGTCACGGAAAGCGAGGCAAGCTGAAGTGGGACCCAAACAGTGACGTTGTGCGAGCACTGGACTGTGCCTTCTGCAAATGTCTCTCC AGCGTGGAGCCCACAGGAAGGCGTTTCGTAGTGGGCGTGGACGTGAGTGCACGTCTGGGCAGCCTGGCTCTGGGCAGTTTCGTCAGCACAGTTGCTGTAGCTGCGGCAATGAGCATG GCAATCGTACACGGTGAAGCAGAGGCTGAAGTTCTGGTCTTCTCTGAAGGAGCCATGGTTCCCTGCGCCATCTCAGCCAACGCATCCATCACGCAAGTAATGGCCCAGCTAGTTCAG GCACGCAGCAGCACCACGGACTGCTCCCTGCCCATACTGTGGGCCGCGGACAACCACAAAATGGTGGACGTGTTCATTGTTTTCACCAACAATGAAACCTGGTTTGGAAGGGCAAATCCagcagaaacactgagaatGTACAGACAA AAAACTGCTGTATTCTCCAAGTTGATTGTGTGTGGAATGACGACCAATGGCCTTTCTGTTGCTGATCCGGATGACCGGGGCATGTTGGACATCTGCGGGTTTGACTCGCGGGCAGTTGACGTCATCCGTAACTTTGTCTTGGATGTCATTTGA
- the ro60 gene encoding RNA-binding protein RO60 isoform X3, producing the protein MVRGSSATPAVALISKYVTKGWKAVQETYANWENAEELMKVFAYLEAVEKAKHLTDELEVVHLIEEHKLEREQILTNHLKSKEVWKALLKDMPVSCLMRHLGKMTADRVLIPGSPDVVAVCERIQDEQALMKTKTHPFSVLVASENYKRGHGKRGKLKWDPNSDVVRALDCAFCKCLSSVEPTGRRFVVGVDVSARLGSLALGSFVSTVAVAAAMSMAIVHGEAEAEVLVFSEGAMVPCAISANASITQVMAQLVQARSSTTDCSLPILWAADNHKMVDVFIVFTNNETWFGRANPAETLRMYRQKTAVFSKLIVCGMTTNGLSVADPDDRGMLDICGFDSRAVDVIRNFVLDVI; encoded by the exons ATGGTGAGGGGCAGCAGTGCTACGCCTG CTGTTGCACTTATTAGCAAATATGTCACAAAAGGCTGGAAGGCGGTCCAGGAAACGTACGCCAACTGGGAGAACGCTGAGGAGCTGATGAAGGTCTTCGCCTATTTGGAGGCTGTGGAGAAGGCCAAGCACTTGACAGACGAGCTGGAGGTGGTGCACCTGATTGAGGAGCACAAGCTGGAGCGAGAGCAGATCCTCACCAACCACTTAAAATCCAAAGAG GTATGGAAAGCTTTGCTGAAGGACATGCCAGTGTCTTGTCTGATGAGGCACTTGGGGAAGATGACAGCAGACAGGGTGCTGATACCTGGAAGTCCAGACGTCGTGGCTGTCTGCGAGAGGATCCAGGACGAGCAAGCCCTTATGAAG ACGAAAACACACCCCTTCAGCGTCTTGGTTGCGTCCGAGAACTACAAGCGAGGTCACGGAAAGCGAGGCAAGCTGAAGTGGGACCCAAACAGTGACGTTGTGCGAGCACTGGACTGTGCCTTCTGCAAATGTCTCTCC AGCGTGGAGCCCACAGGAAGGCGTTTCGTAGTGGGCGTGGACGTGAGTGCACGTCTGGGCAGCCTGGCTCTGGGCAGTTTCGTCAGCACAGTTGCTGTAGCTGCGGCAATGAGCATG GCAATCGTACACGGTGAAGCAGAGGCTGAAGTTCTGGTCTTCTCTGAAGGAGCCATGGTTCCCTGCGCCATCTCAGCCAACGCATCCATCACGCAAGTAATGGCCCAGCTAGTTCAG GCACGCAGCAGCACCACGGACTGCTCCCTGCCCATACTGTGGGCCGCGGACAACCACAAAATGGTGGACGTGTTCATTGTTTTCACCAACAATGAAACCTGGTTTGGAAGGGCAAATCCagcagaaacactgagaatGTACAGACAA AAAACTGCTGTATTCTCCAAGTTGATTGTGTGTGGAATGACGACCAATGGCCTTTCTGTTGCTGATCCGGATGACCGGGGCATGTTGGACATCTGCGGGTTTGACTCGCGGGCAGTTGACGTCATCCGTAACTTTGTCTTGGATGTCATTTGA
- the ro60 gene encoding RNA-binding protein RO60 isoform X4 — protein sequence MASCFKVWKALLKDMPVSCLMRHLGKMTADRVLIPGSPDVVAVCERIQDEQALMKTKTHPFSVLVASENYKRGHGKRGKLKWDPNSDVVRALDCAFCKCLSSVEPTGRRFVVGVDVSARLGSLALGSFVSTVAVAAAMSMAIVHGEAEAEVLVFSEGAMVPCAISANASITQVMAQLVQARSSTTDCSLPILWAADNHKMVDVFIVFTNNETWFGRANPAETLRMYRQKTAVFSKLIVCGMTTNGLSVADPDDRGMLDICGFDSRAVDVIRNFVLDVI from the exons ATGGCTTCCTGTTTCAAGGTATGGAAAGCTTTGCTGAAGGACATGCCAGTGTCTTGTCTGATGAGGCACTTGGGGAAGATGACAGCAGACAGGGTGCTGATACCTGGAAGTCCAGACGTCGTGGCTGTCTGCGAGAGGATCCAGGACGAGCAAGCCCTTATGAAG ACGAAAACACACCCCTTCAGCGTCTTGGTTGCGTCCGAGAACTACAAGCGAGGTCACGGAAAGCGAGGCAAGCTGAAGTGGGACCCAAACAGTGACGTTGTGCGAGCACTGGACTGTGCCTTCTGCAAATGTCTCTCC AGCGTGGAGCCCACAGGAAGGCGTTTCGTAGTGGGCGTGGACGTGAGTGCACGTCTGGGCAGCCTGGCTCTGGGCAGTTTCGTCAGCACAGTTGCTGTAGCTGCGGCAATGAGCATG GCAATCGTACACGGTGAAGCAGAGGCTGAAGTTCTGGTCTTCTCTGAAGGAGCCATGGTTCCCTGCGCCATCTCAGCCAACGCATCCATCACGCAAGTAATGGCCCAGCTAGTTCAG GCACGCAGCAGCACCACGGACTGCTCCCTGCCCATACTGTGGGCCGCGGACAACCACAAAATGGTGGACGTGTTCATTGTTTTCACCAACAATGAAACCTGGTTTGGAAGGGCAAATCCagcagaaacactgagaatGTACAGACAA AAAACTGCTGTATTCTCCAAGTTGATTGTGTGTGGAATGACGACCAATGGCCTTTCTGTTGCTGATCCGGATGACCGGGGCATGTTGGACATCTGCGGGTTTGACTCGCGGGCAGTTGACGTCATCCGTAACTTTGTCTTGGATGTCATTTGA